The following proteins are co-located in the Silene latifolia isolate original U9 population chromosome 1, ASM4854445v1, whole genome shotgun sequence genome:
- the LOC141649347 gene encoding peroxidase 57-like, protein MPVTLSIHVGYYSTKCPQAESIVRQVVIDRFSKDKSIAAALLRMHFHDCFVTGCDASILIDSTDDNQSEKEAGPNLTVREYSLIDEIKSKLEAACPNKVSCADIIALATRDAVGLAGGPNYKSHTGRRDGLVSRASDVDLPGPSFTISQSLKAFLARGLTLKDMVALLGGHTVGITHCGFFNDRLSNFQGTGAPDTSMDTSLVNKLKGVCSSSNNPRVDRTTSLDQDTPFVFDNKFYNEIKSKKGVLKIDQNLADDPLSAKWVSNFAANNTIFQEGFVKAILKLGNIQILQGNGGGEVRRNCRVFNK, encoded by the exons ATGCCTGTTACGTTAAGTATTCACGTTGGTTATTATAGTACCAAGTGTCCACAAGCAGAGTCCATTGTTCGTCAAGTCGTTATAGACCGATTTAGTAAGGATAAGTCGATAGCTGCAGCCTTACTCCGTATGCACTTCCATGATTGTTTTGTCACG GGTTGTGATGCGTCTATACTGATCGACTCAACCGATGACAATCAATCCGAAAAAGAGGCCGGACCCAACTTGACCGTCCGTGAATACTCCCTAATCGATGAAATCAAGTCCAAACTTGAAGCGGCGTGCCCTAACAAAGTTTCTTGTGCAGACATCATAGCCCTTGCAACTAGAGACGCAGTTGGCCTAGCCGGAGGCCCAAACTACAAATCTCACACTGGTCGACGTGATGGTCTTGTTTCTAGAGCAAGCGATGTCGACCTTCCAGGACCATCCTTCACCATCTCTCAATCCCTAAAAGCATTCCTAGCTCGGGGCTTGACCTTAAAAGACATGGTTGCCTTGTTGGGTGGTCACACAGTTGGCATTACTCACTGTGGTTTCTTCAACGATAGATTATCCAACTTTCAAGGTACCGGAGCTCCGGATACTAGCATGGATACGAGTTTAGTTAACAAGCTTAAGGGAGTTTGTAGTTCGAGTAATAATCCTCGTGTTGATCGTACGACGTCGTTGGACCAGGACACACCCTTTGTGTTTGATAACAAATTCTACAATGAGATTAAAAGTAAGAAGGGAGTGCTTAAAATTGATCAAAACTTGGCGGATGATCCATTAAGTGCTAAATGGGTGTCAAACTTTGCTGCTAATAATACCATTTTTCAAGAGGGTTTTGTCAAGGCTATTCTTAAGTTGGGAAATATTCAGATTCTTCAAGGAAATGGTGGAGGTGAGGTTAGAAGAAATTGTAGGGTTTTCAAcaaataa